The following are encoded in a window of Corynebacterium marinum DSM 44953 genomic DNA:
- a CDS encoding dihydrofolate reductase family protein, translating into MLTDIIGPTLPPGEPELRAVAISSLTGSLTLDGRSGGLGNELDRKLLLALRDWADVVLVGARTVIAENYAGTRASRLAIVSRSLQFRGHDPGDALILTPRSSLADAPAHLSPAQLVPADSPQEMVRALHDRGLTRIVCEGGPGVFTMMFGADLVDVLHLTVAPLISAPVDKHLVDDANRWLTLEHHSATDDGTLFLRYRREETELR; encoded by the coding sequence ATGCTGACTGACATCATCGGCCCGACCCTCCCGCCGGGCGAACCGGAACTCCGGGCCGTCGCCATCTCCTCCCTCACGGGTTCCCTCACCCTCGACGGCCGGTCGGGCGGTTTGGGAAACGAACTCGACCGCAAGCTGCTCCTCGCTCTGCGGGACTGGGCTGATGTCGTCCTCGTCGGCGCCCGCACCGTGATCGCGGAGAACTACGCCGGTACCCGCGCCTCGCGCCTGGCGATCGTCTCCCGCAGCCTGCAGTTCCGCGGCCACGACCCGGGCGACGCCCTCATCCTCACACCGCGCAGTTCGCTCGCCGACGCCCCCGCGCACCTCTCCCCCGCCCAGCTCGTCCCCGCCGACAGCCCGCAGGAGATGGTCCGGGCCCTCCACGACCGCGGGCTCACCCGTATCGTCTGCGAGGGCGGGCCCGGCGTGTTCACCATGATGTTCGGCGCCGACCTCGTCGATGTCCTGCACCTGACGGTCGCGCCGCTGATCTCCGCGCCCGTCGACAAGCATCTGGTCGACGACGCCAACCGGTGGCTGACCCTGGAGCACCACTCCGCCACCGACGACGGCACGCTGTTCCTCCGCTACCGCCGGGAGGAAACAGAGCTGAGGTAG